The following proteins are co-located in the Marinomonas profundi genome:
- a CDS encoding CinA family protein, producing MNQMQKMTQAAQQVGELLKAKGQLLVTAESCTGGLIGAVCTEISGSSAWFFGGVISYANEAKVRGLSVKEQTLLSFGAVSEQTVREMCAGALQLGGDIAVAVSGVAGPAGGSAEKPVGCVYIGWQLVGKEAEVMRFQFSGDRQAIREATVLAALNGIKETLESGQK from the coding sequence ATGAATCAGATGCAAAAAATGACACAAGCCGCACAGCAAGTAGGCGAGCTCTTAAAGGCAAAAGGGCAGTTGCTCGTCACGGCGGAATCTTGTACCGGTGGGCTAATTGGCGCGGTGTGCACGGAAATATCCGGTAGTTCGGCGTGGTTTTTTGGCGGTGTGATTAGTTATGCGAATGAGGCTAAGGTGCGCGGTTTGTCTGTCAAAGAGCAGACGCTTTTATCTTTTGGTGCGGTATCTGAACAAACCGTGAGAGAAATGTGTGCTGGGGCTTTACAGTTAGGGGGAGATATTGCCGTGGCGGTTAGTGGTGTGGCCGGCCCTGCTGGCGGTTCAGCAGAAAAGCCAGTGGGTTGTGTGTATATTGGCTGGCAGTTGGTTGGCAAGGAAGCTGAGGTGATGCGTTTTCAGTTTTCAGGGGATCGTCAAGCGATAAGAGAAGCGACTGTCTTGGCGGCATTGAATGGCATAAAAGAAACGCTAGAAAGCGGTCAAAAATAA
- the mutS gene encoding DNA mismatch repair protein MutS, with protein sequence MSNTPADNHTPMMRQYFGLKSQHPNQLLFYRMGDFYELFYDDARRASQLLDITLTARGHSGGMPIPMAGIPYHAAENYIARLVRMGESVVVAEQTGDPATSKGPVERQIARIVTPGTISDEAFLEEKRENLLLSLAHQSRKGLDVFGFSYLDMASGRFCLFEVDGHEALASELQRLSPREILISEDFPARKTLKLEKGIAELGPWHFDYESSYRQLIQQFNTKDLSGFGCEALTAAIASAGALLQYAKDTQRSALPHIQSIMVEHKDDSVLIDGATRRNLEIDVNLTGGTSNTLVEVLDKCATPMGSRLLKRWLHTPIRDLNEIQARQQVVAQLQQDQTYQSFESPLKKVGDLERILSRVALRSARPRDLLRLRFALEAAPEINQLLANTTAERLQELNQRILAQPTITDTLTKALVENPPSVVRDGGIFAKGYDEALDELLALSTNATDFLAEMERSEKARTGISSLKVGFNRVHGYYIEISRLHSDQAPVEYIRRQTLKNAERFITPELKAFEDKALSAKSKSLAREKELYEALLDTLNGILGELQTTSQALAQLDVLNNFAERANALSFTCPELHHRGGIQIIGGRHPVVESVISDPFVPNDLELNSKRSLLMITGPNMGGKSTYMRQIALITLLAHTGCFVPAESASISVVDRIFTRMGSSDDLAGGRSTFMVEMTETANILNNASKDSLVLMDEVGRGTSTFDGLSLAWAAVDYLANKLKCYVLFATHYFELTTLAEQLDNAANVHLTATEYDDEIVFLHKVHEGPASQSYGLQVAQLAGVPRDVIGHAKQKLKQLEVVTGIDLDTSQPASPALPNSVQPNPANRKKKVQEDNAGYQPQQADMFAQAEQNILKNAIEELDLDNMTPLEAISALYKLKSQLSLV encoded by the coding sequence ATGAGTAATACACCAGCAGATAATCACACGCCGATGATGCGCCAATACTTTGGCCTTAAGTCACAGCACCCAAATCAACTGCTATTTTACCGCATGGGCGATTTTTACGAGCTCTTCTATGATGACGCTAGACGGGCGTCTCAGCTGCTTGATATCACCCTCACCGCCCGCGGCCATTCCGGTGGCATGCCGATTCCGATGGCTGGCATTCCCTATCATGCAGCAGAAAACTACATTGCACGCTTGGTTCGTATGGGCGAATCCGTTGTCGTCGCGGAGCAAACCGGTGATCCCGCCACCAGCAAGGGCCCGGTTGAACGCCAAATCGCTCGTATCGTCACCCCTGGCACCATTAGTGATGAAGCGTTCCTTGAGGAAAAACGCGAAAACCTCCTACTCTCTCTGGCTCACCAATCCCGCAAAGGGCTCGATGTGTTTGGCTTTTCTTATTTAGACATGGCCAGTGGTCGTTTTTGTCTGTTTGAAGTGGATGGTCACGAAGCGCTTGCCAGTGAATTGCAGCGTTTATCGCCCAGAGAGATTCTCATTTCTGAAGATTTTCCCGCACGAAAAACACTAAAACTGGAAAAAGGCATTGCTGAACTTGGGCCTTGGCATTTTGATTATGAATCCAGCTATCGCCAACTGATCCAACAATTTAACACCAAAGATTTATCAGGCTTTGGCTGTGAAGCGCTAACAGCCGCCATTGCTTCTGCCGGTGCCTTACTGCAATACGCCAAAGACACCCAACGCTCGGCTTTACCACACATTCAATCCATCATGGTTGAGCACAAAGATGATTCCGTTCTGATTGATGGCGCGACTCGACGTAACTTAGAAATCGACGTTAACCTCACTGGCGGCACCAGCAACACGCTAGTGGAAGTACTAGACAAGTGCGCGACACCAATGGGCAGCCGTTTGTTAAAACGTTGGTTGCACACTCCCATTCGTGACTTAAATGAAATTCAGGCTCGCCAACAAGTCGTCGCGCAATTGCAGCAAGATCAAACCTACCAAAGCTTTGAATCCCCCCTGAAAAAAGTCGGCGATTTAGAGCGCATATTGTCACGCGTGGCGCTCCGTTCCGCTCGCCCACGAGATTTATTACGCCTACGCTTTGCACTGGAAGCGGCACCAGAAATCAACCAATTATTAGCCAATACAACAGCCGAGCGATTACAAGAACTCAACCAGCGAATTCTCGCGCAACCCACTATTACCGACACCTTGACAAAAGCCTTGGTCGAAAACCCACCCTCAGTAGTGCGTGATGGTGGCATTTTTGCCAAAGGCTACGATGAAGCGTTAGACGAGCTTTTAGCCTTATCGACCAACGCCACTGACTTTTTGGCAGAAATGGAGCGCAGCGAAAAAGCCCGCACTGGCATTAGCTCATTAAAAGTCGGCTTTAACCGAGTGCATGGCTATTACATTGAAATTAGCCGTCTGCATTCCGACCAAGCACCAGTGGAATACATTCGTCGCCAAACACTGAAAAACGCCGAACGTTTCATTACGCCAGAACTAAAAGCCTTTGAAGACAAAGCACTGAGTGCAAAATCCAAATCCCTTGCCAGAGAAAAAGAGCTCTATGAAGCGCTTCTTGATACGCTAAATGGCATTCTAGGGGAATTACAAACCACCAGCCAAGCCTTGGCACAACTCGACGTGCTAAACAACTTTGCAGAACGCGCCAACGCGCTGAGTTTTACCTGCCCTGAATTGCATCATCGTGGTGGTATTCAAATCATCGGCGGTCGACACCCGGTGGTGGAATCCGTCATATCCGACCCCTTTGTACCGAACGATCTTGAGCTGAATAGCAAACGTTCCTTATTGATGATTACCGGCCCAAACATGGGCGGTAAATCGACCTACATGCGTCAAATTGCCTTGATCACTTTATTGGCGCATACGGGGTGTTTTGTCCCAGCCGAATCGGCGTCTATTTCTGTCGTTGATCGAATTTTCACCCGCATGGGATCATCTGACGACCTCGCTGGCGGGCGCTCCACCTTCATGGTGGAAATGACAGAAACCGCGAACATTTTAAACAACGCCAGTAAAGACAGCCTAGTACTAATGGACGAAGTGGGCCGCGGCACCAGCACCTTTGATGGTCTGTCACTCGCTTGGGCTGCCGTCGACTATTTAGCCAATAAGCTAAAATGCTATGTTTTGTTCGCCACCCATTATTTTGAGCTCACCACACTCGCAGAACAATTAGACAACGCAGCCAATGTTCACCTAACCGCGACAGAATACGATGACGAAATCGTTTTTCTACACAAGGTACATGAAGGCCCCGCCAGCCAATCATACGGCCTACAAGTGGCGCAATTAGCCGGTGTGCCGCGTGATGTTATTGGCCACGCCAAGCAAAAACTAAAGCAACTGGAAGTCGTAACGGGCATTGATCTAGATACCAGCCAACCAGCAAGTCCAGCCCTGCCAAACTCAGTACAGCCAAACCCAGCCAATCGTAAGAAAAAAGTTCAGGAAGACAACGCTGGCTACCAACCTCAGCAAGCAGACATGTTTGCCCAAGCGGAACAAAACATCTTGAAAAACGCCATTGAGGAACTCGATTTAGATAACATGACGCCATTAGAAGCCATTAGCGCCCTTTATAAGCTGAAGTCTCAGCTATCATTGGTATAA
- the fdxA gene encoding ferredoxin FdxA: MAFIVTDNCIRCKYTDCVEVCPVDCFYEGPNFLAINPDECIDCALCEPECPANAIFSEDELPEDQEVFVELNRDLSLIWPNIAEKKDALPDAAQWDGVEDKLEHLER; the protein is encoded by the coding sequence ATGGCTTTCATCGTTACCGATAACTGCATTCGCTGCAAATACACCGACTGTGTTGAAGTTTGTCCTGTAGATTGTTTCTACGAAGGCCCTAACTTTTTAGCCATCAATCCTGACGAGTGTATCGACTGCGCATTGTGTGAACCAGAGTGCCCAGCCAATGCCATCTTCTCTGAAGACGAATTGCCTGAAGACCAAGAAGTGTTCGTCGAATTGAACAGAGATTTGTCTTTGATTTGGCCAAATATTGCAGAGAAAAAAGACGCCCTTCCCGATGCGGCGCAATGGGATGGGGTTGAAGATAAATTAGAGCATTTAGAGCGCTAA
- a CDS encoding EAL and HDOD domain-containing protein produces MVAVHSSVALARQPIVDHRLAVKGYELLYRKNAMAVQADMVDDVSATAQVISASLFDIGMENVVGTNKAFINFPRAYLLSPSGVPIHSENVVIEVLEGAGFDAALLASLRRWTKAGYSIALDDFTFHSKMTPFVELADYIKLDIRDLGHDGFLKQVEALRGFDAKIIAEKVETWEDYQFCRLLGVGYFQGYFFEKPEIVTSKAAKVNNMTLLQLMSSLLSVSTLSVDELERIVSQDAGLVHKLLRYLNSPVTGLVASVDSVRLAIMLIGADKLKALTNLLLMSEMVGDRDVLLEHIMVRAKHAELLAQCRGYDNQDKYFLAGMLSMMDICTGMPLDEVLGELPLPSEFINAIVHRSGRVGSTLSLVEHYSNGQVMTTPQDVSDLKKTYLEAIKWTDEFLSAL; encoded by the coding sequence ATGGTAGCCGTTCATTCTAGTGTCGCTTTGGCAAGGCAGCCCATTGTAGACCACCGTCTTGCGGTGAAGGGTTATGAACTTTTGTACCGTAAAAACGCCATGGCAGTTCAAGCTGACATGGTGGATGACGTGAGTGCAACCGCTCAGGTTATCTCTGCCAGTCTTTTTGATATTGGTATGGAAAATGTAGTCGGCACAAATAAAGCGTTTATTAATTTCCCCCGTGCTTATTTGTTAAGCCCAAGTGGTGTCCCGATTCATAGCGAAAATGTGGTGATAGAGGTGTTAGAAGGCGCGGGCTTTGATGCCGCTTTATTGGCGTCTTTGCGACGCTGGACAAAGGCGGGTTACTCAATCGCTCTAGATGATTTTACCTTTCACAGCAAAATGACACCTTTTGTTGAGCTGGCAGACTATATCAAGCTGGATATTCGAGACTTAGGGCACGATGGTTTTCTTAAACAAGTTGAGGCTTTAAGGGGCTTTGATGCGAAGATCATTGCCGAAAAAGTGGAAACATGGGAAGACTATCAGTTTTGCCGCTTATTGGGTGTGGGGTATTTTCAAGGGTATTTTTTTGAAAAACCTGAAATAGTGACGAGTAAGGCGGCAAAGGTGAACAATATGACCTTGTTGCAGCTGATGTCGTCGCTTTTGAGTGTGTCGACCTTGAGCGTGGATGAGTTAGAACGAATCGTCAGCCAAGATGCCGGCTTGGTGCATAAACTATTACGCTATTTAAATTCTCCGGTGACGGGTTTGGTTGCTTCTGTTGATTCGGTTCGCTTAGCGATTATGTTGATTGGCGCTGACAAACTTAAAGCACTGACCAATTTGTTGTTGATGTCTGAAATGGTTGGCGATCGAGATGTGCTGCTTGAGCACATCATGGTGCGCGCTAAACATGCCGAGCTGCTCGCGCAATGTCGTGGTTACGATAATCAGGATAAGTACTTCTTGGCGGGGATGTTGTCGATGATGGATATCTGCACTGGGATGCCGCTAGATGAAGTGCTGGGAGAGTTGCCGTTACCGAGCGAGTTTATTAATGCCATTGTGCATCGCTCTGGGCGAGTCGGCAGTACATTGAGCTTGGTTGAACATTATAGTAACGGGCAGGTGATGACGACGCCGCAAGACGTGAGTGATCTGAAAAAGACCTATTTAGAGGCGATCAAGTGGACTGATGAGTTTCTCAGCGCGCTCTGA
- the ilvD gene encoding dihydroxy-acid dehydratase gives MPIYRSKTTTSGRNMAGARALWRATGMTDDDFQKPIIAVVNSFTQFVPGHVHLKDMGQLVAREIEAAGGVAKEFNTIAVDDGIAMGHDGMLYSLPSRDLIADSVEYMVNAHCADAMVCISNCDKITPGMLMAAMRLNIPVIFVSGGPMEAGKTKLSENKLDLVDAMVIAADPTATDEKVAEYERSACPTCGSCSGMFTANSMNCLTEALGLSLPGNGTTLATHSDRRRLFLEAGRRIVDITKRFYENDEANWAPRSIASFEAFENAMTLDIAMGGSTNTILHLLAIAHEAGVDFTMEDIDRLSRKVPQLCKVAPNSPKYHVEDVHRAGGIFALLGELDRAGILHNQCHTVHSKTMLEALETWDIMRSPTPEIIEFYKAGPAGIPTQTAFSQSTRWPSLDGDRAEGCIRSLENAFSLEGGLAVLYGNIAVDGCVVKSAGVDESILVFEGRAHVTESQDEAVKNILDDKVEAGDIVIVRYEGPKGGPGMQEMLYPTSYIKSKGLGKACALLTDGRFSGGTSGLSIGHVSPEAAAGGAIGLVENGDRILIDIPNRTINVLLSDEELAERRAAMEAKGAAAWKPVEVRPRKVSPALKVYAHFATSADKGAVRDISQIE, from the coding sequence ATGCCAATATACCGTTCCAAGACTACCACCTCAGGCCGTAATATGGCGGGTGCTCGTGCGCTATGGCGTGCCACCGGAATGACAGACGATGATTTTCAAAAGCCAATCATAGCAGTGGTCAACTCTTTCACTCAATTTGTACCCGGTCATGTACATCTCAAAGACATGGGCCAACTGGTTGCTCGTGAAATTGAAGCCGCAGGTGGTGTAGCGAAAGAATTTAACACGATTGCGGTAGACGACGGCATCGCCATGGGCCATGACGGCATGCTGTACAGCCTGCCTTCTCGTGATCTGATCGCAGATTCTGTTGAATACATGGTAAATGCCCATTGCGCCGATGCTATGGTTTGTATTTCAAACTGTGACAAAATCACACCGGGGATGCTCATGGCCGCTATGCGCCTGAACATTCCGGTTATTTTTGTCTCTGGTGGTCCAATGGAAGCCGGCAAAACCAAACTGTCCGAGAACAAGCTTGACCTAGTCGATGCCATGGTTATTGCCGCAGATCCAACGGCGACAGATGAAAAAGTCGCAGAATACGAACGCTCAGCATGCCCAACCTGTGGCTCTTGTTCCGGCATGTTCACCGCGAACTCAATGAACTGCCTAACCGAAGCGCTTGGTCTAAGTTTACCGGGCAACGGCACGACATTAGCGACACATTCAGACCGTCGTCGTTTATTTCTAGAAGCGGGTCGTCGCATCGTCGACATCACTAAGCGTTTTTACGAAAACGATGAAGCAAACTGGGCACCTCGCTCTATTGCCAGCTTCGAAGCGTTTGAAAATGCCATGACGCTCGACATTGCTATGGGTGGCTCAACCAACACCATTCTTCATTTGTTGGCGATTGCCCATGAAGCAGGCGTAGACTTTACCATGGAAGACATCGACAGATTGTCTCGTAAAGTACCTCAGCTTTGTAAAGTAGCGCCGAACTCACCAAAATACCACGTTGAAGATGTACACCGTGCCGGCGGTATCTTTGCTTTGCTAGGTGAGCTGGATCGCGCAGGCATTTTACATAACCAATGCCACACAGTGCATTCGAAAACCATGCTCGAAGCATTAGAGACATGGGACATTATGCGTTCGCCGACGCCTGAGATCATCGAGTTTTACAAAGCAGGACCTGCTGGTATTCCAACGCAAACCGCGTTCAGCCAATCGACTCGCTGGCCTTCTCTAGATGGCGATCGTGCAGAAGGCTGCATTCGCTCTCTCGAAAACGCCTTTTCCCTCGAAGGTGGCTTAGCCGTCCTTTATGGCAACATCGCCGTTGATGGTTGTGTGGTAAAAAGTGCCGGTGTAGACGAATCGATTCTGGTGTTTGAAGGCCGTGCTCACGTAACGGAATCTCAAGACGAAGCGGTTAAGAACATTCTTGATGATAAAGTGGAAGCGGGTGACATTGTCATCGTTCGCTACGAAGGCCCTAAAGGCGGCCCAGGTATGCAGGAAATGCTTTACCCAACGTCTTACATTAAGTCTAAAGGCTTAGGCAAAGCTTGTGCTTTATTGACTGATGGTCGCTTCTCTGGCGGCACATCGGGTCTGTCTATTGGTCACGTTTCTCCAGAAGCGGCGGCCGGCGGCGCAATCGGTCTGGTTGAAAATGGCGACCGTATTTTGATCGACATTCCAAACCGTACCATCAACGTATTGCTATCTGACGAAGAACTCGCTGAACGTCGTGCGGCGATGGAAGCAAAAGGTGCTGCAGCATGGAAGCCTGTTGAAGTGCGTCCACGTAAAGTTTCTCCAGCATTGAAAGTCTACGCACACTTTGCGACCAGTGCAGACAAAGGGGCAGTACGTGATATTAGTCAAATCGAATAA
- a CDS encoding 23S rRNA (adenine(2030)-N(6))-methyltransferase RlmJ, with product MLSYRHIYHAGNHADILKHLTVSQICRHFIKKDAPFFYLDTHAGIGQYSLNSEQAQKNKEFQSGIARLFTADNLPEPLEELLDIVREMNPAEALDFYPGSPKIVDYYLRQKDKLHLCELHPNDYPTLAALFPNKRKANVVKENGFAAVKAMLPPPQKRGFVLMDPPYEVKKDYQYVVQALEDGYKRFPQGTYAIWYPVLNRQQANELLRSVKATHIRNVLLVELCIRNTEQERGMAGSGMIIVNPPWTLEKEAKECLPVLSKLLAEDNEAGYQVTWITPE from the coding sequence ATGCTCAGCTATCGCCATATTTATCATGCAGGCAACCACGCTGATATTTTAAAACATTTGACAGTCAGTCAAATATGTCGCCATTTTATAAAAAAAGACGCGCCTTTTTTCTATTTGGATACCCACGCTGGCATTGGTCAATACTCGTTAAACTCTGAACAGGCGCAAAAGAACAAAGAGTTTCAGTCCGGTATTGCACGGCTATTTACCGCAGACAACCTTCCTGAACCATTGGAAGAGCTGCTCGACATCGTCCGAGAAATGAACCCAGCGGAAGCATTAGACTTCTATCCTGGCAGCCCAAAAATTGTCGATTACTACCTTCGTCAAAAAGACAAACTACACTTATGCGAGCTGCACCCAAACGATTACCCAACACTGGCGGCACTGTTCCCCAATAAACGCAAAGCCAACGTCGTCAAAGAAAATGGTTTTGCCGCGGTGAAAGCCATGCTACCACCGCCACAAAAGCGCGGTTTTGTCCTAATGGATCCGCCTTACGAAGTAAAAAAAGATTACCAATACGTGGTTCAAGCATTGGAAGATGGCTACAAACGCTTCCCTCAAGGCACTTATGCCATTTGGTATCCCGTATTAAATCGCCAGCAAGCCAACGAGTTATTAAGATCCGTTAAGGCAACCCATATTCGTAATGTACTGTTAGTTGAACTTTGCATTAGAAACACAGAACAAGAGCGCGGCATGGCAGGAAGCGGTATGATAATCGTCAATCCACCTTGGACGTTGGAAAAAGAAGCCAAGGAATGTTTACCCGTGCTAAGCAAATTACTAGCAGAAGATAATGAGGCGGGCTACCAAGTCACTTGGATCACCCCAGAATGA